In Aspergillus oryzae RIB40 DNA, chromosome 6, one genomic interval encodes:
- a CDS encoding shikimate dehydrogenase family protein (shikimate 5-dehydrogenase), with product MAAPQIVNDTRPEEPITCPAELDGVAYLYGHPLLNSLSPPLHKTVYSTLGLNWAQIPLSSVYGTSATYPPPYTLSPPIDKYLAAIKANPKFVGSSVTMPHKVAIMPHLDDLTEDARQAGACNTIFLREEQDGSRSYVGTNTDCIGIREALLQNSPSAEIFQNKPALIVGGGGTARSAIYVLRKWLGASKIYIVNRDASEVATILNEDKERNPTSTQAPLIHVTDPAVAASLEAPVAIVSGIPNYPPKTPEEINARQVLQAFLGEAPSSDEFKGVILEMCYHPVPWTEIAELASTSGWRVILGSEALIWQGLEQARLWTGQDVVAVPGVVEKVKDMVAQSLAERSSKSNL from the coding sequence ATGGCAGCACCACAGATTGTGAACGATACTCGGCCTGAGGAGCCTATTACCTGTCCAGCTGAACTGGATGGTGTTGCATATCTCTATGGCCATCCTTTGCTGAACTCCCTCTCCCCGCCACTCCATAAGACCGTCTACAGCACACTGGGTTTGAACTGGGCCCAGATTCCTCTATCCAGCGTCTATGGCACATCTGCGACTTACCCTCCCCCATACACTCTGTCACCTCCAATCGATAAATACTTAGCCGCCATCAAAGCCAACCCCAAGTTCGTCGGCTCCTCTGTCACCATGCCACACAAGGTAGCCATCATGCCTCACCTGGACGACCTCACCGAGGACGCAAGACAAGCTGGAGCCTGTAACACCATCTTCTTACGCGAGGAACAAGACGGTAGCCGCTCCTATGTCGGCACAAACACCGACTGCATTGGCATCCGGGAAGCCTTGCTGCAGAACTCCCCATCCGCGGAAATATTCCAGAACAAGCCTGCCTTGATCGTCGGTGGAGGCGGCACGGCTCGCTCTGCGATTTACGTACTACGCAAATGGCTCGGTGCTAGCAAGATCTACATTGTGAACCGCGACGCGTCGGAAGTCGCAACTATTCTGAACGAAGACAAGGAACGGAACCCTACTTCGACACAAGCTCCCCTCATTCATGTCACTGATCCCGCCGTGGCAGCCTCTCTTGAGGCGCCCGTGGCCATTGTCTCGGGTATTCCCAACTACCCACCGAAGACCCCTGAGGAAATCAACGCCCGACAGGTGCTCCAGGCTTTCCTGGGTGAGGCACCTTCCTCTGATGAGTTCAAGGGCGTAATTCTGGAGATGTGCTATCACCCCGTTCCCTGGACGGAAATTGCAGAGCTCGCTTCGACGAGTGGCTGGAGGGTTATCTTGGGTTCAGAGGCATTGATCTGGCAAGGCTTGGAACAGGCCCGTCTCTGGACTGGTCAGGATGTGgttgctgttcctggtgtggtggagaaggtcaaggatATGGTGGCGCAGTCGCTGGCTGAAAGGTCGTCCAAGTCTaatctttga